ATGTGTTTTACACATATACTTTCTTTTCACATATCTGCAGAATCTTCTTAAAAATGTATACCGTATAATGTAGTATATCACAATTTGATATGTTTTGCACCAAGGTTTTCTCCCTGTTAACTTTTGTACTCTGCTTAGTTCTTTTTTATGTTCTCCAAACAATTCAAGCTGAAGCATATGGAAAGGTAACACTAAATTCCTAGTTGAAGCTGATTGATCCAAGTTTCACCAATGTATCACACtttaattcaagaaaaaaatatctaatgatTATTAGTTACATAGGTCCAGGCTATAGCTAAATGCCTTTACTGGCACAAAAACTGTACCGGCCTCACTTAACTTCATCTTCTTTGTACAATATCAATGCATCATACATACTATTGAAATAGAGCATATGTCATGTGGAGCATGTCTAAACTTGTCATATCCCATTTAAAACGTGGTGTCCAATATATGGAATGAAAGTGGAACTAGGTGCAAAGTAAGTAAACCTAATGGGGGCAAGAAGCTTCAATTTAATTACCATGCTCATCATAACCTCTCAATATTTCCAATCTCTTGTTTCAGCCATTTTTACTTCAACAATACTACAATTCTTTTATTTACAGTAACTGCCTTTTACTGTACAATAAGAAAGACAAAGACAGTTGCAAATGAAGAGAAGTGAagtgaagaaaagagaagaaagcctagaaatatatatatatatatatatatatatatacagtagagagagagagagagagagagagagaaagagaaaacaaaaatccagtCCCAGCTGCCAGGAAATGCTTATCAGCGATGTTTCCTTTCTAAAGGCTTTCCCATTTGTAAACTGTCAAACCTGGGTGCATTGCCTAATTGGACTTTCCCCCACATGGCAACATTAACTTGAAAGTACACAGCATAAATATTTCACAATGTCACAAAGGCTAATGACAACCTTCTCTGAACTTGCAATCTAACTGTGTTTATTAGTTGCAGgcagccttttttttcttgcaaagaaagcagcatgcccATCCCCACAAACCTCTAAGAAGACCTTACAAGATGAGCTGAAGGCATTAGAAAAGCGTATCACAACTTCTGCATAGGATCTGCtccaaagcagaaacatcacttgatttctttcttgttctagtttacagctcccagaatctcccagccagcatggccacagctggggggggggggttccaggaGTTCCTTTCCAAAAGAAACAACTTTCCTAGAATTGACTATTCTATGCCATTCATCACTGGAACATCCAAAATGGTGATTATACCCAAAATGGGAATATCAGTGTACCCATGTGGACTTCTTCTGCAACCCAGGCTACTGTTCCTATATATACACTTTTCAGTAACACTCTCTCACATGCACATGGTTTTGCATCACCTTTAAAATCTGCATGGTAGACACACTCTGCATCTAAAGTCTGTCACGTTTTTAGCTTATGCCACTTACAAGAGAATCCAACATGTGATATAGCATGAACAACAGAAGAGCTTGGATAGGATATTTTACCAGATATGTTTGCAAACATTTTCACACTGTTGGCAAGTCACAAAGGAGTACTTACACAATCTCATCGTTCTGAAACTCAAGCTCCCCACAAGTATCTTCAAAGTCCTCTCCACCTCCTTTGGCTGTGCCTTCAATTGTTTTGTAGGGCACAATAACATTTCCTCGGGCTCCAGATGTCCGTAGCACTTTCACCTCCATGGTCCCAACACTTTCACTTACGTGAGTCACTGGCTCTTCAAAAGTAAATATGCCAGCATGATCATCGTCAAAAATAGTGACTGTGGCTGTAGCAGGGGATCCCAAGCAAGCTACTGTTGTAACATGATTGGCCTCTAGAAGTTCTTCTTCAGACTCCTCAGAGGACACCTTCACATTGCTAAGGTGAACGAGGAAATTCTCATCTTCCTCAAATATATCATCGTCAATTATGCCAACCCGGATTTCTTTCTGTGTCTCACCTGGTTTAAATACCACAGTCCCTTCAGTGAATTCATAATCAGAACCTGCGTTGGCAGTTCCATCTTCTGTTCTGAAGTCAACAGACACAGTTTTGGACAAATCACCACCACGGCGGGCAATAGTTAGGGCTACCGTACCACAGTTCTCAAGGCACTGGTAGGTGCTTTGCTCAAAATAGACCTTACTGACAGGGTCGCTATCTGTGACTTCACAGTTGACCTCATGCATGCTGACCGCTTTCCTTGCTTGATCAGCTGCGTGTCTCTTCAGTATATTGCCAGCTCCAGTCATTAAGCGAGTAGCCTGAATACGGTAAAAGGCTCGGCTCTTTTGCTGCTGGCTCAGAACCTGATAGTTAGCTAGTTCTATCAACTGTTCAATTTCTTTGTCTGGATGCTTCTGTTTGAGCTCTTTAAGGATTCTAGCCATTTCTCTCCttgcttcttcatcatcttgATCCTTCTCATCCACCTCTAAGACCAGAGTACCATCTAAGAAACTTTCCACATGGGAATTAACGACTTTCCCATCCATTTCAATGTCAGCTTTGGATTGTGGCCCCTCACCTTCATGTTCGATGATCATGCCCCTCTGCTTGCCAGCCCTGTACTTCTTGTAGACGTACTTGTAAAACAAGAGCCGTCTGTCAGCAACCCATGCAAACACCACACAgattgggaaaaagaaaaaggtgagcAAGCCTTCCCAGACTTCTACTATCCCCGGTGATATGACGGACAAAATTAGGTAAAGCCAAGTGTAGGCAAAGATGCTCCAAGCTGCAGTGACAAAGAACACACGGAGATGCTTGATCTTCCTGATTTCCCCATCAGGGACAACATAAACACAAAGTGCTATGATGACAAACATGTTAAAGGCAGCACTTCCTACAATGGTACTTGGGCCAAGGTCCCCTGCAGTAAAGCCATGGCCACACACTTCAATTACAGACAGGAGGATTTCAGGAGCAGAAGAGCCCAAGGCCATCAGTGTTAGGTTGGAAACAGTCTCGTTCCAAATTCTAACTGTTGTCTTAGTGGTTTCACCATTGGGTTTCTTGATCGTGATCTCTCTTTCCTGAGATGTAATAACTTCTATTGATGACATGAAGCGGTCAGCTATAATGGACACTCCTAGAAACATGTAGACCATGGCCACAAAGTATACAGTAGCTCTTGCTATTTTATCTCCAAATGAAGGGTCTTGAGGTTCCCAGATTGGCAAAATCACTCCTTTCTTGCAGATGTAGGTACCAGTACATTCTAGATTTCTGGTGCTGTTatcttcagtttggtgttctGAGTGTACTTTGCCCATGAGCAACAGTAACAATATAATACCTGAAAGATGAAGACTGCTAGGAAGGGCTGTTGGCTTCTTTAATCCCATCATGATTGTTTTTTCAGACCAATTTCCCAATGTTTTCTAACctgcagaaaatgaaaatgtaaaatatgttATTCAAATTGAAATTTATGCATTTGTCTTTCTGCACATCATCACATCCTATTTGCTGACATATCACTTGCTATGAATGAGATACATTTTTTGACTTGGTTATGCTTACATCATGAAATCAGCAGGTTTGCTACCCCCTAATAATTTGCAGTTGAACTGGCATTCAAATGAGAGTAATAAGCAGCATAGACcacatatttattaaaaaaaccctaacctTTCATGAATTAACATTAACTTTTGAAAGTGCAAGTAGAACTTTACTGAAGTGCacctttttcttaaaataaaaacaagagtaAGATATTTTCTAAACCTTCAGTACATGCGACGTAAAAATAAcaaggtttctcttcagatcatataaATCTTCCACCTCTGCCTACATGCCACTGGGTGAGTGAAAactatggttcccaaccttggataactcagatgttattggactgcaatagccagaaattctggccaacacAGTTAGCGCTGAGGGCTTCTGGGatgtgcagtccaagaacacctagatactgctagatagctcagtggtttaggtatctggacgAGGAACCAGAGCTTTGGGGGTTCAATGCCCTgctgtgcccccttgacagggcctggactcgaTCCTTGAGTCCAttccaactttgcagttctaaaattataaaCAGATTTAGActtaccaaaggttgggaaccactgagctaaataaTGCATCTCAGAAAGCTACCCATCAGAATAACAATTTGAAAGACTGGGGGCCAAATTACATGTTACAGTTACCCTGTGTTTAGAACccagaggccaaaatcctgttgcacaacccTAAGAGGATGGTCTCATCACCCAGTAGCATT
The Pogona vitticeps strain Pit_001003342236 chromosome 1, PviZW2.1, whole genome shotgun sequence genome window above contains:
- the SLC8A1 gene encoding sodium/calcium exchanger 1 isoform X1, whose product is MMGLKKPTALPSSLHLSGIILLLLLMGKVHSEHQTEDNSTRNLECTGTYICKKGVILPIWEPQDPSFGDKIARATVYFVAMVYMFLGVSIIADRFMSSIEVITSQEREITIKKPNGETTKTTVRIWNETVSNLTLMALGSSAPEILLSVIEVCGHGFTAGDLGPSTIVGSAAFNMFVIIALCVYVVPDGEIRKIKHLRVFFVTAAWSIFAYTWLYLILSVISPGIVEVWEGLLTFFFFPICVVFAWVADRRLLFYKYVYKKYRAGKQRGMIIEHEGEGPQSKADIEMDGKVVNSHVESFLDGTLVLEVDEKDQDDEEARREMARILKELKQKHPDKEIEQLIELANYQVLSQQQKSRAFYRIQATRLMTGAGNILKRHAADQARKAVSMHEVNCEVTDSDPVSKVYFEQSTYQCLENCGTVALTIARRGGDLSKTVSVDFRTEDGTANAGSDYEFTEGTVVFKPGETQKEIRVGIIDDDIFEEDENFLVHLSNVKVSSEESEEELLEANHVTTVACLGSPATATVTIFDDDHAGIFTFEEPVTHVSESVGTMEVKVLRTSGARGNVIVPYKTIEGTAKGGGEDFEDTCGELEFQNDEIVKTISIKVIDDEEYEKNKTFYIEIGEPRLVEMSEKKALLLNELGDFTITGKCLNGQPVFRKVHARDHPFPSTVINIQEENSEKQPLTSKEEEERRIAEMGRPILGEHTKLEVIIEESYEFKNTVDKLIKKTNLALVVGTNSWREQFIEAITVSAGEDDDDDECGEEKLPSCFDYVMHFLTVFWKVLFAFVPPTDYWSGWACFVVSILMIGLLTAFIGDLASHFGCTIGLKDSVTAVVFVALGTSVPDTFASKVAATQDQYADASIGNVTGSNAVNVFLGIGVAWSIAAIYHAANGDTFKVEPGTLAFSVTLFTIFAFISVGVLLYRRRPEIGGELGGPRTAKIVTSSLFVLLWLLYIFFSSLEAYCHIKGF
- the SLC8A1 gene encoding sodium/calcium exchanger 1 isoform X3, translated to MMGLKKPTALPSSLHLSGIILLLLLMGKVHSEHQTEDNSTRNLECTGTYICKKGVILPIWEPQDPSFGDKIARATVYFVAMVYMFLGVSIIADRFMSSIEVITSQEREITIKKPNGETTKTTVRIWNETVSNLTLMALGSSAPEILLSVIEVCGHGFTAGDLGPSTIVGSAAFNMFVIIALCVYVVPDGEIRKIKHLRVFFVTAAWSIFAYTWLYLILSVISPGIVEVWEGLLTFFFFPICVVFAWVADRRLLFYKYVYKKYRAGKQRGMIIEHEGEGPQSKADIEMDGKVVNSHVESFLDGTLVLEVDEKDQDDEEARREMARILKELKQKHPDKEIEQLIELANYQVLSQQQKSRAFYRIQATRLMTGAGNILKRHAADQARKAVSMHEVNCEVTDSDPVSKVYFEQSTYQCLENCGTVALTIARRGGDLSKTVSVDFRTEDGTANAGSDYEFTEGTVVFKPGETQKEIRVGIIDDDIFEEDENFLVHLSNVKVSSEESEEELLEANHVTTVACLGSPATATVTIFDDDHAGIFTFEEPVTHVSESVGTMEVKVLRTSGARGNVIVPYKTIEGTAKGGGEDFEDTCGELEFQNDEIVKYITLRILDREEYEKECSFFLVLEEPIWIRRRMKGDFTITGKCLNGQPVFRKVHARDHPFPSTVINIQEENSEKQPLTSKEEEERRIAEMGRPILGEHTKLEVIIEESYEFKNTVDKLIKKTNLALVVGTNSWREQFIEAITVSAGEDDDDDECGEEKLPSCFDYVMHFLTVFWKVLFAFVPPTDYWSGWACFVVSILMIGLLTAFIGDLASHFGCTIGLKDSVTAVVFVALGTSVPDTFASKVAATQDQYADASIGNVTGSNAVNVFLGIGVAWSIAAIYHAANGDTFKVEPGTLAFSVTLFTIFAFISVGVLLYRRRPEIGGELGGPRTAKIVTSSLFVLLWLLYIFFSSLEAYCHIKGF
- the SLC8A1 gene encoding sodium/calcium exchanger 1 isoform X4, producing the protein MMGLKKPTALPSSLHLSGIILLLLLMGKVHSEHQTEDNSTRNLECTGTYICKKGVILPIWEPQDPSFGDKIARATVYFVAMVYMFLGVSIIADRFMSSIEVITSQEREITIKKPNGETTKTTVRIWNETVSNLTLMALGSSAPEILLSVIEVCGHGFTAGDLGPSTIVGSAAFNMFVIIALCVYVVPDGEIRKIKHLRVFFVTAAWSIFAYTWLYLILSVISPGIVEVWEGLLTFFFFPICVVFAWVADRRLLFYKYVYKKYRAGKQRGMIIEHEGEGPQSKADIEMDGKVVNSHVESFLDGTLVLEVDEKDQDDEEARREMARILKELKQKHPDKEIEQLIELANYQVLSQQQKSRAFYRIQATRLMTGAGNILKRHAADQARKAVSMHEVNCEVTDSDPVSKVYFEQSTYQCLENCGTVALTIARRGGDLSKTVSVDFRTEDGTANAGSDYEFTEGTVVFKPGETQKEIRVGIIDDDIFEEDENFLVHLSNVKVSSEESEEELLEANHVTTVACLGSPATATVTIFDDDHAGIFTFEEPVTHVSESVGTMEVKVLRTSGARGNVIVPYKTIEGTAKGGGEDFEDTCGELEFQNDEIVKTISIKVIDDEEYEKNKTFYIEIGEPRLVEMSEKKALLLNELGDFTITEENSEKQPLTSKEEEERRIAEMGRPILGEHTKLEVIIEESYEFKNTVDKLIKKTNLALVVGTNSWREQFIEAITVSAGEDDDDDECGEEKLPSCFDYVMHFLTVFWKVLFAFVPPTDYWSGWACFVVSILMIGLLTAFIGDLASHFGCTIGLKDSVTAVVFVALGTSVPDTFASKVAATQDQYADASIGNVTGSNAVNVFLGIGVAWSIAAIYHAANGDTFKVEPGTLAFSVTLFTIFAFISVGVLLYRRRPEIGGELGGPRTAKIVTSSLFVLLWLLYIFFSSLEAYCHIKGF
- the SLC8A1 gene encoding sodium/calcium exchanger 1 isoform X2; its protein translation is MMGLKKPTALPSSLHLSGIILLLLLMGKVHSEHQTEDNSTRNLECTGTYICKKGVILPIWEPQDPSFGDKIARATVYFVAMVYMFLGVSIIADRFMSSIEVITSQEREITIKKPNGETTKTTVRIWNETVSNLTLMALGSSAPEILLSVIEVCGHGFTAGDLGPSTIVGSAAFNMFVIIALCVYVVPDGEIRKIKHLRVFFVTAAWSIFAYTWLYLILSVISPGIVEVWEGLLTFFFFPICVVFAWVADRRLLFYKYVYKKYRAGKQRGMIIEHEGEGPQSKADIEMDGKVVNSHVESFLDGTLVLEVDEKDQDDEEARREMARILKELKQKHPDKEIEQLIELANYQVLSQQQKSRAFYRIQATRLMTGAGNILKRHAADQARKAVSMHEVNCEVTDSDPVSKVYFEQSTYQCLENCGTVALTIARRGGDLSKTVSVDFRTEDGTANAGSDYEFTEGTVVFKPGETQKEIRVGIIDDDIFEEDENFLVHLSNVKVSSEESEEELLEANHVTTVACLGSPATATVTIFDDDHAGIFTFEEPVTHVSESVGTMEVKVLRTSGARGNVIVPYKTIEGTAKGGGEDFEDTCGELEFQNDEIVKTISIKVIDDEEYEKNKTFYIEIGEPRLVEMSEKKGDFTITGKCLNGQPVFRKVHARDHPFPSTVINIQEENSEKQPLTSKEEEERRIAEMGRPILGEHTKLEVIIEESYEFKNTVDKLIKKTNLALVVGTNSWREQFIEAITVSAGEDDDDDECGEEKLPSCFDYVMHFLTVFWKVLFAFVPPTDYWSGWACFVVSILMIGLLTAFIGDLASHFGCTIGLKDSVTAVVFVALGTSVPDTFASKVAATQDQYADASIGNVTGSNAVNVFLGIGVAWSIAAIYHAANGDTFKVEPGTLAFSVTLFTIFAFISVGVLLYRRRPEIGGELGGPRTAKIVTSSLFVLLWLLYIFFSSLEAYCHIKGF
- the SLC8A1 gene encoding sodium/calcium exchanger 1 isoform X6 — protein: MMGLKKPTALPSSLHLSGIILLLLLMGKVHSEHQTEDNSTRNLECTGTYICKKGVILPIWEPQDPSFGDKIARATVYFVAMVYMFLGVSIIADRFMSSIEVITSQEREITIKKPNGETTKTTVRIWNETVSNLTLMALGSSAPEILLSVIEVCGHGFTAGDLGPSTIVGSAAFNMFVIIALCVYVVPDGEIRKIKHLRVFFVTAAWSIFAYTWLYLILSVISPGIVEVWEGLLTFFFFPICVVFAWVADRRLLFYKYVYKKYRAGKQRGMIIEHEGEGPQSKADIEMDGKVVNSHVESFLDGTLVLEVDEKDQDDEEARREMARILKELKQKHPDKEIEQLIELANYQVLSQQQKSRAFYRIQATRLMTGAGNILKRHAADQARKAVSMHEVNCEVTDSDPVSKVYFEQSTYQCLENCGTVALTIARRGGDLSKTVSVDFRTEDGTANAGSDYEFTEGTVVFKPGETQKEIRVGIIDDDIFEEDENFLVHLSNVKVSSEESEEELLEANHVTTVACLGSPATATVTIFDDDHAGIFTFEEPVTHVSESVGTMEVKVLRTSGARGNVIVPYKTIEGTAKGGGEDFEDTCGELEFQNDEIVKYITLRILDREEYEKECSFFLVLEEPIWIRRRMKGDFTITEENSEKQPLTSKEEEERRIAEMGRPILGEHTKLEVIIEESYEFKNTVDKLIKKTNLALVVGTNSWREQFIEAITVSAGEDDDDDECGEEKLPSCFDYVMHFLTVFWKVLFAFVPPTDYWSGWACFVVSILMIGLLTAFIGDLASHFGCTIGLKDSVTAVVFVALGTSVPDTFASKVAATQDQYADASIGNVTGSNAVNVFLGIGVAWSIAAIYHAANGDTFKVEPGTLAFSVTLFTIFAFISVGVLLYRRRPEIGGELGGPRTAKIVTSSLFVLLWLLYIFFSSLEAYCHIKGF
- the SLC8A1 gene encoding sodium/calcium exchanger 1 isoform X5; the protein is MMGLKKPTALPSSLHLSGIILLLLLMGKVHSEHQTEDNSTRNLECTGTYICKKGVILPIWEPQDPSFGDKIARATVYFVAMVYMFLGVSIIADRFMSSIEVITSQEREITIKKPNGETTKTTVRIWNETVSNLTLMALGSSAPEILLSVIEVCGHGFTAGDLGPSTIVGSAAFNMFVIIALCVYVVPDGEIRKIKHLRVFFVTAAWSIFAYTWLYLILSVISPGIVEVWEGLLTFFFFPICVVFAWVADRRLLFYKYVYKKYRAGKQRGMIIEHEGEGPQSKADIEMDGKVVNSHVESFLDGTLVLEVDEKDQDDEEARREMARILKELKQKHPDKEIEQLIELANYQVLSQQQKSRAFYRIQATRLMTGAGNILKRHAADQARKAVSMHEVNCEVTDSDPVSKVYFEQSTYQCLENCGTVALTIARRGGDLSKTVSVDFRTEDGTANAGSDYEFTEGTVVFKPGETQKEIRVGIIDDDIFEEDENFLVHLSNVKVSSEESEEELLEANHVTTVACLGSPATATVTIFDDDHAGIFTFEEPVTHVSESVGTMEVKVLRTSGARGNVIVPYKTIEGTAKGGGEDFEDTCGELEFQNDEIVKTISIKVIDDEEYEKNKTFYIEIGEPRLVEMSEKKGDFTITEENSEKQPLTSKEEEERRIAEMGRPILGEHTKLEVIIEESYEFKNTVDKLIKKTNLALVVGTNSWREQFIEAITVSAGEDDDDDECGEEKLPSCFDYVMHFLTVFWKVLFAFVPPTDYWSGWACFVVSILMIGLLTAFIGDLASHFGCTIGLKDSVTAVVFVALGTSVPDTFASKVAATQDQYADASIGNVTGSNAVNVFLGIGVAWSIAAIYHAANGDTFKVEPGTLAFSVTLFTIFAFISVGVLLYRRRPEIGGELGGPRTAKIVTSSLFVLLWLLYIFFSSLEAYCHIKGF